In the Topomyia yanbarensis strain Yona2022 chromosome 3, ASM3024719v1, whole genome shotgun sequence genome, one interval contains:
- the LOC131691717 gene encoding GDP-Man:Man(3)GlcNAc(2)-PP-Dol alpha-1,2-mannosyltransferase — MICLCSLIYVLLFIGSFSLIGLLTVFLLLRQLINSQKNKRRNNNDTDKYVALLHPYCNAGGGGERVLWCAVRALQNKYDGIKLFIYTGDLEVTGEEILDKAERTFNLRLDRDTIQFVFLKKRKWVEAKRYPYFTLLGQSLGSMIMALEALLSLQPDVFIDTMGYAFTYPIFSYIGGCKIGCYTHYPTISTDMLRRVQSQMHTYNNRGYVAKNPFATWIKIVYYRIFSKIYGVVGRCADTIMVNSSWTENHIISLWDVPYKTHRVYPPCEVSHLRKLQSLASAHEKIIILSVGQFRPEKDHPLQLQAMYELRTLLNKDEALWNQLRLTIVGSCRDEEDRERVKNMQDFAKHLSLENSVEFLVNVPYQELIQCYQVATIGLHAMWNEHFGISVVDGMAAGLIMVANRSGGPLMDIIETSEGSQNGYLAIDAYDYARCIATILYNSREQNNKIREAARASVGRFSEKEFESGFLRAISPIMDDKEFQ; from the exons ATGATCTGTCTATGCAGCTT GATCTACGTGCTATTATTCATCGGCTCTTTCAGTCTGATCGGACTACTTACTGTGTTTCTGTTACTCCGGCAGCTGATCAATAGCCAAAAAAATAAACGTCGAAATAATAATGACACTGATAAATACGTGGCGCTTCTTCATCCGTATTGCAACGCCGGTGGAGGCGGTGAACGGGTCCTATGGTGCGCAGTTCGTGCATTGCAGAATAA ATACGATGGAATTAAACTGTTCATCTACACTGGGGACTTAGAGGTCACCGGAGAGGAGATTCTTGACAAGGCAGAAAGAACTTTCAATCTACGTTTGGACAGAGACACGATCCAGTTTGTTTTCTTGAAGAAGCGGAAATGGGTAGAAGCGAAACGTTATCCTTATTTCACTCTGCTAGGACAAAGTCTGGGATCGATGATAATGGCGCTGGAAGCATTATTGAGTCTCCAGCCGGATGTTTTTATTGATACGATGGGTTATGCTTTTACCTATCCAATTTTCTCCTACATTGGAGGGTGTAAGATTGGTTGCTACACGCACTATCCGACCATTAGTACCGATATGTTGAGAAGGGTTCAAAGTCAAATGCACACCTATAACAATCGTGGTTACGTGGCCAAGAATCCCTTCGCTACCTGGATTAAAATAGTCTATTAtcgaatattttccaaaatatacggAGTAGTGGGACGCTGCGCAGATACGATTATGGTAAACTCTAGCTGGACGGAGAATCACATTATATCTCTGTGGGATGTTCCGTACAAAACTCACCGAGTGTATCCTCCGTGCGAAGTTTCGCACTTGAGAAAGCTCCAATCGTTGGCAAGCGCGCATGaaaaaatcatcattttatcGGTGGGACAATTTCGCCCGGAGAAGGACCACCCCTTACAGCTGCAAGCGATGTACGAGCTGAGGACACTGTTGAATAAGGACGAGGCTCTTTGGAACCAGCTACGGTTGACGATTGTCGGTTCCTGTAGGGACGAGGAAGATCGTGAGCGTGTAAAAAATATGCAGGACTTTGCGAAACATCTTTCGCTGGAGAATTCGGTGGAATTTTTGGTGAACGTGCCCTACCAGGAGCTGATTCAGTGCTATCAGGTTGCTACTATTGGACTGCATGCGATGTGGAATGAACACTTTGGAATCAGTGTGGTGGACGGTATGGCTGCTGGTTTGATTATGGTGGCCAACAG ATCCGGTGGCCCACTGATGGACATCATCGAAACGTCCGAAGGCAGTCAAAACGGTTACCTAGCGATCGATGCGTACGACTACGCGCGCTGTATTGCCACCATCCTCTACAACAGCCGGGAGCAGAATAACAAAATCCGTGAAGCAGCACGTGCGTCAGTTGGCCGTTTTTCAGAAAAGGAATTCGAAAGTGGCTTCCTTCGAGCTATATCACCCATAATGGATGACAAGGAGTTCCAGTAG
- the LOC131689780 gene encoding ragulator complex protein LAMTOR1 produces MDCFRSVVNYAVSCFTCQDDSTSQGNEPNERTHLLDNPVSSYPTVRRSNSEDLSQEFASSVPKKDDVSALNKIIQDTAANVIDVAAMDIHNIEPQEYNDRVKVYSQRLAQQWNTVPHPNSVSHVGLLKDIPYPESMLTAVPIEPEDLSMIRSMVQKANVAVAEIKVKHTENLVVPFRIP; encoded by the exons ATGGATTGTTTTCGTTCGGTTGTAAACTACGCAGTCAGCTGCTTTACCTGCCAGGATGATTCAACTTCCCAG GGCAATGAACCGAACGAGCGGACACATCTACTAGACAATCCGGTAAGCAGCTATCCAACAGTGCGGAGGTCCAACAGCGAAGATCTTAGCCAGGAGTTTGCAAGCTCAGTGCCGAAAAAAGACGATGTTTCGGCGTTGAACAAGATCATCCAAGATACGGCAGC AAATGTAATTGACGTGGCTGCAATGGATATTCATAACATCGAACCTCAGGAGTACAACGATCGAGTGAAGGTTTACTCGCAAAGATTGGCGCAGCAGTGGAACACTGTACCACATCCAAACAGTGTCAGCCATGTCG GATTACTCAAAGATATTCCGTACCCGGAATCGATGCTTACTGCCGTACCCATAGAACCGGAAGATCTAAGTATG ATCCGCAGCATGGTGCAAAAAGCGAATGTAGCCGTGGCAGAAATCAAAGTAAAACACACAGAGAACCTGGTGGTGCCTTTTAGGATCCCATAA